One stretch of Arthrobacter polaris DNA includes these proteins:
- the pafA gene encoding Pup--protein ligase, with translation MDRRIXGIETEFGVTYSAPGSRPLSPEEVARYLFRKVVSWXRSSNVFXPNGSRLYLDVGSHPEYATAECDGIAQLIAHDKAGEAILNDLVHEAQMQLELEGYNGKIFLFKNNVDSAGNSYGSHENYLITRKGEFNRLADILIPFLVTRQLLSGAGKILPAQQGGKFAXSQRADHIWEGVSSATTRSRPIINTRDEPHADAELYRRLHVIVXDSNMSETTTMLKVGSVDLILRMVEAGTIMSDMRLENPIRSIREISHDITGKHPLKMADGRTLTAIEIQRHYLEKVXGFVRSHGAHHDLVPRVLDLWERTLDAVEAENYSTIDTEIDWAIKAKLLGAYAQRHNLEWGSPEVAQLDLRYHDISRERGLFNMLERRGGAATVTSAEEITTAIDTAPASTRAHLRGKFVRAARDSGRDYTVDWVHLKLNDRSHQTILCKDPFKNVDERVDEMIASLRENTKTLVFHD, from the coding sequence GTGGACCGGCGGATTNTTGGCATTGAAACTGAGTTTGGCGTGACATATTCGGCGCCCGGTTCTCGGCCGTTGTCCCCGGAAGAAGTGGCCCGATACCTATTCCGCAAGGTGGTGAGTTGGNGGCGCTCATCCAACGTGTTTNTGCCTAACGGTTCACGTCTGTATCTAGATGTTGGCTCACACCCGGAATATGCCACAGCAGAGTGTGATGGCATAGCCCAGCTTATAGCCCACGACAAAGCAGGCGAGGCCATCTTGAACGACCTTGTCCACGAAGCCCAAATGCAGTTGGAGCTTGAGGGCTACAACGGAAAAATCTTCCTCTTCAAGAACAATGTTGACTCCGCCGGGAACTCCTATGGCAGCCACGAAAATTACCTCATCACCCGCAAAGGAGAATTCAACAGGCTGGCCGATATCCTGATCCCGTTCCTTGTCACACGGCAATTGCTCTCCGGCGCCGGCAAGATACTTCCTGCCCAACAGGGTGGCAAGTTCGCTNTTTCCCAGCGTGCAGACCATATTTGGGAAGGTGTCTCCTCGGCCACCACACGCTCAAGGCCTATTATCAACACCCGTGACGAGCCACACGCCGATGCCGAGCTGTACCGCCGCCTGCACGTGATTGTGNGGGATTCAAATATGTCCGAAACAACCACCATGCTCAAGGTTGGCAGCGTGGACTTGATCCTACGCATGGTTGAAGCAGGCACGATTATGAGCGATATGCGGCTAGAAAACCCTATTCGCAGTATCCGTGAAATCTCCCATGACATCACCGGCAAACACCCGCTGAAGATGGCCGATGGGCGTACCCTGACGGCCATCGAGATTCAGCGCCATTATTTGGAGAAAGTANCAGGGTTTGTCCGCTCCCACGGAGCCCACCACGATCTTGTGCCCCGCGTCCTTGACCTCTGGGAACGCACCCTCGATGCTGTGGAAGCAGAGAACTATTCCACGATTGACACCGAAATTGATTGGGCGATCAAGGCGAAACTTTTGGGTGCTTATGCGCAGCGACACAACTTGGAATGGGGCTCACCAGAAGTAGCCCAACTAGACCTGCGCTATCACGATATCTCACGCGAACGCGGCTTGTTCAACATGCTCGAGCGCCGTGGAGGCGCCGCGACAGTTACCAGCGCCGAGGAGATTACCACTGCCATTGATACGGCACCGGCATCCACCCGAGCCCATTTGCGGGGCAAGTTCGTGCGTGCCGCCCGGGACTCCGGCCGTGACTACACCGTGGATTGGGTACATTTGAAACTTAATGACCGCTCCCACCAAACGATCCTGTGCAAGGACCCGTTCAAGAATGTAGATGAACGCGTAGATGAGATGATCGCTTCCCTCCGGGAGAATACTAAGACGCTCGTCTTCCATGATTGA
- a CDS encoding RNA helicase encodes MPTSEMLSPSERYLAAKKRGQDQGTDFGDFKAGLDFELDEFQDTACRAVQAGRGVLVAAPTGAGKTIVGEFAVYMALNRGYKAXYTTPIKALSNQKFQELATKYGAENVGLLTGDTSINSEAPVVVMTTEVLRNMLYADSHTLTGLAYVVMDEVHYLADRFRGAVWEEVIIHLPSEVAVISLSATVSNAEEFGAWLGTVRGDTAVVVSEHRPVPLWQHVMVRKDLVDLFADNVXFGKIAQGTTAAAPTTPKINPELLKLARSESVSTGRERSWQKRGGXSRGRGFQHNSQQGSRYQERGSQHGGQSWARAASRPQVIRALESQDLLPAITFIFXRAACDAAVQQCAAAGLWLTTEDEREEIARRVDTACAELPDSDRDVLGFXGWRDGLLRGLAAHHAGMLPSFKEVVEDLFVDGLVRAVFATETLALGINMPARTVVLEKLEKYNGEAHVGITAXEYTQLTGRAGRRGIDIEGHAVVLWQPXTDPAAVGGLASKRTYPLNSSFRPTYNMSINLVAQFGRDRTREILESSFAQFQADRSVVDLARQVRSREESLAGYEKSMVCHLGDFNEYAKLRRELSDHESGASKSKAKQRRDAVVDSVASLRPGDVIMVPGGGNSGYAVVLDADANSRMPRPGLLGMDKEYRRLSLQDFNGPVSPVAQVRVAKGFNPKVPKDKRNLLAAVEAKLADTHSQRPHRSGAFDYPDSAMAQDEAIAALRRNLRAHPCHGCSEREDHARWSERWWKLRKETDGIIRAIQARTNTIARTFDRVIDLLSSYGFVVADAAGNLRPSDDGQRLRRVYGEKDLLIALALRQGSXGDLDAPELAAFVTSLVFQSKRDGEGTRPRMPSVSLEQAVEDVLVLFSRLQDAEESHKLPLTSEPELGLVWPMYKWAKGRSLQDSLHGTDLAAGDFVRWTKQVIDLLGQLSQVPSLPGDFARVCRSAVDLLRRGVVAYTVVAD; translated from the coding sequence ATGCCAACCTCAGAAATGCTTAGCCCTTCCGAACGTTATCTGGCAGCCAAGAAGCGTGGCCAGGATCAAGGAACTGACTTTGGGGATTTTAAGGCCGGCCTAGATTTCGAGTTGGATGAATTTCAAGACACCGCGTGCCGGGCCGTCCAGGCTGGCCGCGGTGTTTTAGTTGCTGCACCCACGGGTGCCGGTAAAACAATTGTGGGCGAGTTTGCCGTGTATATGGCTCTCAATCGTGGATATAAAGCTNTTTACACCACACCCATCAAGGCTCTGAGTAACCAGAAGTTCCAAGAACTGGCCACGAAGTATGGTGCCGAGAACGTGGGACTACTCACTGGCGATACCAGCATCAACTCTGAAGCGCCCGTGGTGGTTATGACCACTGAAGTGCTGCGTAACATGCTCTACGCAGACTCTCATACCCTCACCGGGCTTGCCTATGTAGTCATGGATGAAGTCCACTACTTGGCCGACCGTTTCCGCGGTGCCGTCTGGGAAGAGGTGATCATCCACCTGCCCAGTGAAGTCGCGGTCATTTCTTTGAGTGCCACCGTCTCCAATGCTGAAGAGTTCGGCGCCTGGCTGGGGACGGTGCGCGGGGATACAGCGGTAGTGGTCTCCGAACACCGCCCGGTCCCGCTCTGGCAGCACGTCATGGTGCGCAAGGACCTGGTTGACCTCTTCGCTGACAATGTCNCCTTTGGCAAGATTGCCCAGGGAACCACTGCGGCTGCTCCCACAACACCGAAGATCAACCCGGAACTGTTGAAGCTAGCCCGCAGCGAGTCCGTCAGTACGGGGAGGGAGCGATCATGGCAGAAGAGGGGCGGGNGTTCACGCGGCCGTGGCTTCCAGCACAACTCTCAGCAAGGAAGCCGCTACCAAGAACGTGGCTCCCAGCACGGCGGCCAGAGCTGGGCTCGCGCTGCCTCACGCCCGCAAGTGATCCGCGCCCTGGAAAGCCAAGACTTGCTCCCAGCCATCACGTTCATCTTTNCCCGCGCCGCCTGCGACGCCGCCGTGCAGCAGTGTGCCGCAGCTGGCTTGTGGCTCACAACGGAGGATGAGCGTGAAGAAATCGCCCGCCGTGTCGATACCGCTTGCGCCGAACTTCCTGACTCCGACAGGGACGTCTTGGGCTTTNGGGGCTGGCGCGACGGCTTGTTGCGCGGGCTCGCAGCGCACCACGCTGGTATGCTGCCTAGTTTCAAAGAAGTGGTTGAAGACCTGTTCGTTGATGGTCTTGTCCGTGCCGTCTTCGCCACCGAAACACTGGCGCTAGGTATAAACATGCCGGCCCGCACCGTGGTGCTGGAAAAGTTGGAAAAATACAACGGTGAGGCCCACGTGGGCATTACGGCGNGGGAGTACACCCAACTGACAGGCCGTGCAGGTCGGCGCGGTATTGACATAGAAGGTCACGCCGTGGTGTTGTGGCAACCGNGGACAGATCCCGCTGCAGTGGGTGGTCTAGCCTCCAAGCGCACGTACCCGCTGAACTCGAGCTTCCGTCCCACCTACAACATGAGCATCAACCTCGTGGCACAATTTGGTCGGGACCGCACCCGTGAGATTCTCGAGTCATCTTTTGCCCAATTCCAAGCCGACCGCTCAGTGGTTGACCTGGCCCGTCAGGTGCGGTCAAGGGAAGAATCCCTGGCCGGTTATGAAAAGTCCATGGTCTGCCATTTAGGCGACTTCAACGAGTACGCCAAGCTGCGCCGAGAGCTCTCCGATCATGAGTCGGGAGCCTCAAAATCCAAGGCGAAACAGCGCCGTGACGCTGTCGTGGACTCCGTCGCTAGTTTGCGTCCAGGGGACGTGATCATGGTGCCAGGAGGAGGAAACTCCGGGTACGCCGTGGTCCTTGATGCAGATGCCAACTCTCGCATGCCACGGCCGGGCTTGCTCGGCATGGACAAGGAGTACCGCCGGCTGAGCCTGCAAGATTTCAATGGGCCAGTGTCACCGGTGGCCCAAGTCCGCGTGGCCAAGGGCTTCAATCCGAAGGTGCCCAAGGACAAACGGAACCTGTTGGCTGCCGTAGAAGCCAAGCTAGCTGACACACACAGCCAACGTCCGCACCGCTCGGGCGCTTTTGACTATCCGGATTCGGCCATGGCGCAGGATGAGGCTATTGCGGCGCTGCGCCGCAATCTGCGTGCCCATCCCTGCCACGGCTGTAGCGAGCGGGAAGATCATGCACGGTGGTCCGAGCGCTGGTGGAAGCTGCGCAAGGAGACTGACGGGATTATCCGGGCCATCCAGGCGCGCACCAACACCATAGCGCGCACCTTCGACAGGGTCATCGACCTGCTGTCAAGCTATGGATTCGTTGTTGCCGACGCCGCCGGGAACCTGCGTCCTAGCGATGACGGCCAGCGGCTACGGCGGGTCTATGGCGAGAAGGACCTGCTGATTGCCCTGGCCCTGCGCCAAGGGTCTNTTGGGGACTTGGATGCACCTGAGCTAGCTGCTTTCGTCACCTCCTTAGTCTTCCAGTCCAAGCGCGACGGCGAGGGTACCCGGCCCAGGATGCCCAGCGTGAGTTTGGAGCAGGCGGTTGAGGACGTCCTGGTGCTGTTCTCAAGGCTGCAGGACGCCGAAGAATCACACAAACTTCCCTTGACCAGCGAACCCGAGCTGGGCCTTGTCTGGCCCATGTACAAGTGGGCAAAGGGCCGCAGTTTGCAAGATTCGCTCCATGGCACCGATCTTGCTGCGGGTGACTTTGTGCGCTGGACCAAGCAGGTCATTGACCTGTTGGGGCAATTGTCCCAGGTTCCCTCACTGCCTGGCGATTTTGCCCGTGTGTGCAGGTCCGCCGTGGATCTTCTGCGTCGCGGTGTGGTGGCGTACACAGTTGTGGCGGACTAA
- a CDS encoding amidohydrolase produces MSLTLYRNGSVYSAADPFATAMLVDGDVVAWVGSEHAATSLLDSRMREVDLGGALVAPGFVDSHVHITETGLALDSVDLSGXRSAPELLDLIASGARTSGLLQGHSWDNSCXADPTLPTAXELDRAAGGREVYLARVDVHSALVSAALANRCQLAGMPGWDGEGLVSGAAHIHARQVARTLTPAHRQSAQQRALRHAAANGYVALAEMSAPHVGSSEDLAALMSLSSSATGGTTIPSMGEALPQVLPYWGQLVASADEARDVLAGLSALGVDVLGLAGDINIDGSLGSRSAYLRQPYTDAPDSXGAAQLSVAQVANHLVATSELGLTGGFHVIGDGAMDIAIAGLEQAARQIGIDKIRAAGHRFEHAEMVDDAAMAALAKHAVGVSVQPVFDALWGGGEGMYAQRLGAARALXIEPLARFYAAGVPLFFGSDAPVTPLSPWASIRAALNHHEPSSRISARAAFIGHTRAGWRAAKSENXFHGQLGLGAPASFAIWDVEELMVQVADERVQSWSTDPRARTPLLPALDTENEPRCLQTVHLGRELHASADFIAEDTSA; encoded by the coding sequence ATGTCATTGACCCTGTACCGAAACGGTTCTGTCTACAGTGCCGCCGATCCCTTTGCCACAGCCATGCTGGTGGACGGCGACGTGGTTGCCTGGGTGGGCTCAGAACATGCGGCCACGTCGCTGCTGGACTCGCGGATGCGTGAAGTGGACCTCGGAGGTGCACTGGTTGCCCCAGGGTTTGTGGACTCCCACGTGCACATCACTGAGACCGGTCTGGCACTAGATTCTGTGGACCTGTCAGGGNCGCGCTCTGCCCCTGAACTCTTGGACTTGATTGCCAGTGGCGCAAGAACCTCGGGACTTTTGCAAGGACATAGCTGGGACAACTCCTGTNGGGCTGATCCAACGCTGCCAACGGCANAAGAACTGGACCGCGCCGCCGGCGGCCGTGAGGTATATCTGGCCCGTGTGGACGTACACTCGGCGCTGGTGTCCGCTGCGCTAGCTAACCGTTGCCAGCTGGCCGGGATGCCAGGATGGGACGGGGAAGGGCTTGTTAGCGGGGCGGCCCACATTCATGCCCGCCAGGTGGCACGTACGCTGACTCCGGCCCATCGCCAATCGGCCCAGCAGCGTGCCCTGCGCCACGCAGCCGCTAACGGTTATGTGGCTCTGGCAGAGATGAGCGCACCCCATGTGGGCTCCAGCGAAGATCTTGCAGCGCTGATGTCCCTGAGCTCATCCGCTACCGGCGGTACAACCATCCCCAGCATGGGCGAAGCGCTGCCACAGGTCCTGCCGTATTGGGGACAATTGGTCGCCAGCGCTGACGAGGCTCGTGACGTCCTTGCTGGCCTATCTGCACTGGGCGTTGACGTACTCGGCCTAGCCGGTGACATCAACATTGATGGCTCCCTGGGATCGCGGTCAGCATATCTTCGACAGCCCTATACTGATGCACCTGACTCCNGGGGTGCAGCACAGCTGAGTGTTGCACAGGTGGCAAACCACCTTGTTGCTACCTCTGAGCTCGGTCTGACCGGCGGATTCCATGTGATCGGCGACGGGGCTATGGACATTGCTATTGCAGGCTTAGAGCAAGCAGCCCGGCAGATCGGGATAGACAAGATCCGGGCGGCCGGGCACCGCTTTGAACACGCAGAAATGGTTGATGATGCTGCCATGGCAGCCCTAGCAAAGCACGCAGTTGGTGTCTCCGTGCAACCTGTCTTCGATGCACTGTGGGGCGGTGGCGAGGGCATGTATGCACAACGTCTGGGAGCGGCACGGGCACTGNGAATTGAACCCCTGGCCCGGTTCTATGCAGCCGGGGTGCCATTATTCTTTGGTTCTGATGCACCCGTGACACCGCTGAGCCCCTGGGCTAGCATCCGTGCAGCGTTGAATCACCATGAGCCCAGCTCACGGATCTCGGCACGAGCAGCCTTCATTGGACATACCAGGGCCGGGTGGCGCGCTGCAAAATCTGAGAACNCCTTCCATGGTCAACTAGGCCTGGGAGCTCCAGCTAGCTTTGCTATCTGGGATGTGGAGGAGCTTATGGTGCAAGTGGCTGATGAAAGGGTGCAGTCTTGGTCTACCGATCCACGCGCCCGGACACCCTTGCTACCGGCCCTTGACACCGAGAACGAGCCGCGCTGCCTACAGACGGTCCATCTGGGTCGGGAACTTCATGCTAGCGCAGACTTCATCGCCGAGGACACTTCAGCGTAG
- a CDS encoding YafY family protein, giving the protein MNLVIALLGTRRGYSKNYLRDNINGYDSSASVDAKVNASFERMFERDKKTLLELGIPIRQSESSGTDMHDQVLYRIDPDDYQVPEIRLEESAMTLLAIAANLWAEAALGAPAQSALRKIAARSGTGWYEDDTTAQSRVRTAEPSFAALWXALRNNHPVTFTYRGAGATQSTTRTVQPWGLGNKYGQWYLSAXDVDKAQERNFRLSRITSLVQVHTQDSFERPADFSISTVLVRLGAGAEHTAHIAVPVGSAHWLRRRRGTVSVTWPSWQRDGWEVLAVSYREGELMADDVAAMGAHGLVLDPLELRDAVVDRLRRAATAAVAEPGTLDWXTPAQTKYSQEKDSRDRLIRLLSMVPYLVTNPGVSEAEVLAEFGISATDWXKDQDTLNVTGLPGYFHGDLMDVRSEAGQVFIRDAETLSNPLRLTQEEACSVLIGLHALTALPGTKHAQSLQSAIESLTAVAGRXAWLADAVGLHLISGQEMENVTALXGAIHQGRACSITYLVRTRDELSERIVEPLRLFSVDATWYLRAWCQXAGELRSFRVENIKELTDAGPQEHISVDGTPLHTRTSIYNPGSNDQQVLLVADSITAQRLGPAYNAELFDLGVGLGAGAVGLRLLVXDTATVAXLVARHGGQVRVAGPEAVRQQVAAWLSYAASSYDADGETDRTTPSVDG; this is encoded by the coding sequence TTGAATCTGGTAATCGCCCTTCTTGGAACCCGCCGGGGCTACAGCAAGAACTATCTCCGGGACAACATCAACGGTTATGACAGCTCCGCCTCCGTCGATGCCAAGGTTAACGCGTCCTTTGAACGAATGTTCGAACGCGATAAGAAGACCCTGCTGGAGCTGGGTATTCCCATCAGGCAATCAGAGTCCTCCGGCACAGACATGCACGATCAGGTGCTGTACCGCATCGACCCCGACGACTACCAGGTCCCGGAAATCCGGCTCGAAGAATCAGCCATGACGTTACTGGCCATTGCCGCTAACCTGTGGGCGGAAGCCGCACTGGGTGCGCCAGCTCAATCAGCCCTACGTAAGATCGCCGCCCGTTCAGGGACTGGCTGGTACGAGGATGACACCACCGCACAATCGCGCGTGCGTACCGCGGAACCGTCCTTTGCAGCATTGTGGNGTGCACTGCGCAACAACCATCCCGTCACGTTCACCTACCGCGGTGCCGGGGCTACGCAGAGCACCACCCGCACAGTCCAACCATGGGGTCTGGGTAATAAGTACGGGCAGTGGTACCTGTCGGCTNTTGACGTGGACAAGGCTCAAGAGCGTAATTTCCGGCTCTCCCGCATCACCTCTCTGGTCCAGGTCCACACACAGGACAGTTTTGAGCGTCCAGCCGATTTCAGCATTTCCACAGTGCTTGTACGCCTTGGCGCCGGTGCCGAACACACGGCACACATCGCCGTGCCGGTGGGCTCGGCTCACTGGTTACGACGCCGTCGGGGAACCGTAAGCGTGACCTGGCCGTCATGGCAGAGGGACGGGTGGGAGGTGCTGGCGGTTTCCTACCGTGAAGGGGAACTGATGGCCGACGACGTCGCCGCCATGGGTGCCCACGGTCTTGTGCTGGATCCTCTTGAACTCCGTGATGCGGTGGTTGATCGCTTGCGCAGGGCTGCCACAGCAGCTGTTGCTGAACCTGGCACACTGGACTGGANNACACCCGCTCAGACTAAGTACTCACAAGAAAAAGACTCCCGCGACAGGCTGATCCGTCTGTTGTCCATGGTGCCCTATCTGGTAACCAATCCAGGGGTGAGCGAAGCTGAGGTGCTGGCAGAGTTCGGTATCAGTGCCACCGATTGGNAAAAAGACCAGGACACGCTCAACGTCACGGGCCTGCCAGGCTACTTCCACGGTGACCTGATGGACGTGAGATCCGAGGCTGGACAGGTGTTCATCAGAGATGCTGAAACACTCTCCAACCCGTTGCGGCTCACCCAGGAGGAAGCGTGCTCAGTACTGATCGGCCTTCACGCACTCACAGCCCTTCCCGGCACCAAGCATGCACAGTCCCTGCAGAGTGCCATTGAATCTCTCACTGCAGTGGCGGGGAGGNATGCATGGCTTGCTGACGCCGTGGGACTGCACTTGATCTCCGGCCAAGAGATGGAAAACGTGACGGCCCTCNAAGGAGCAATCCACCAGGGACGCGCCTGCTCCATCACGTACTTGGTCCGCACCCGCGATGAACTCAGTGAACGCATTGTGGAACCGCTACGGCTTTTCTCTGTGGACGCCACCTGGTATTTGCGCGCCTGGTGCCAANAAGCCGGAGAGTTGCGGAGTTTCAGGGTGGAAAATATTAAGGAACTCACCGACGCCGGCCCACAAGAACACATCTCGGTGGATGGTACGCCGTTGCACACGCGTACGAGCATCTACAACCCTGGCAGCAATGACCAACAGGTACTCCTAGTGGCGGATTCGATCACGGCGCAACGGCTGGGCCCGGCCTACAACGCGGAACTCTTTGACCTTGGAGTAGGACTTGGTGCCGGAGCAGTGGGCTTACGCCTACTCGTGNGGGACACCGCCACCGTTGCCNCCCTCGTGGCTAGGCATGGTGGTCAGGTCAGGGTGGCCGGACCCGAAGCGGTACGTCAACAAGTCGCAGCATGGTTGAGCTACGCCGCCAGCAGCTATGACGCTGACGGCGAAACCGACCGGACTACTCCCAGCGTGGACGGATAG
- a CDS encoding FKBP-type peptidyl-prolyl cis-trans isomerase, whose product MRRLLALLLPLLLLVTACSPGSSDPASSEAAPSASVSIPPSNAEVLASVKVEDQGKGKAXKVTFDKPLDIKAESMRVVKNGDGAQVKDGQVVEFRQIALNPTSGDVLETFTKDAGDSISLNATFNTQFPLVSSTFTSTKVGAYIAYATPGTPAVAGSTEAPAQDAKPANMSIFQVTSVKDEVKPMSGPEGETVTPPAGLATVKDDDKGVXQITIGDVKAXTELIAQDLIKGKGAVVKATDTIVANYVGVNFVGGEKFDSSFDRGEPATFSLAQVIQGWTKGLAGKTVGSRVLLEIPAALAYGEAGQGKAKGDLVFVVDILGIQ is encoded by the coding sequence GTGCGCCGACTTCTTGCACTGCTTCTTCCCTTGTTGCTCCTGGTGACAGCATGTTCGCCAGGATCATCGGATCCTGCCTCATCGGAAGCCGCACCCAGCGCTTCCGTGTCCATTCCGCCGTCGAACGCCGAAGTGCTGGCCTCAGTAAAGGTGGAGGATCAAGGCAAGGGTAAAGCCNCGAAGGTCACCTTTGATAAGCCGTTGGATATCAAAGCCGAATCCATGCGCGTGGTCAAGAACGGCGACGGCGCCCAGGTGAAGGATGGCCAGGTCGTTGAGTTCCGCCAAATTGCCTTGAATCCCACCTCAGGGGATGTGCTGGAAACGTTCACCAAGGACGCTGGTGATTCCATCTCGCTCAATGCAACTTTCAACACCCAATTTCCGCTGGTGTCATCAACGTTTACCAGTACCAAGGTAGGCGCCTACATCGCTTACGCCACACCAGGAACTCCCGCTGTTGCCGGCTCCACAGAGGCACCAGCCCAGGACGCGAAGCCCGCAAACATGAGCATCTTCCAAGTCACCAGTGTGAAGGACGAAGTTAAACCGATGTCCGGACCCGAGGGTGAAACCGTCACACCTCCAGCCGGCCTAGCAACTGTCAAAGATGATGACAAAGGCGTCNCCCAAATCACCATCGGTGATGTCAAAGCCNCCACAGAACTGATCGCTCAAGACCTGATCAAGGGTAAGGGTGCGGTAGTGAAAGCAACCGATACGATCGTTGCCAACTACGTGGGCGTAAATTTTGTCGGCGGAGAAAAGTTTGATTCCAGCTTTGACCGTGGCGAACCTGCCACGTTCTCGTTAGCTCAAGTCATTCAGGGCTGGACCAAAGGATTGGCAGGTAAGACCGTGGGCTCTCGGGTACTCCTTGAGATCCCTGCCGCCTTGGCCTACGGTGAGGCAGGCCAAGGCAAAGCCAAGGGCGACCTTGTCTTCGTTGTTGATATTCTAGGTATCCAGTAA
- the tatA gene encoding Sec-independent protein translocase subunit TatA: MTIIIIVVLLLFAAPKLPGMARSLGQSMRIIKSEVKEMKXDGKDDTPSPAPTPTSAPAAPTAXAAPEVPFEGKIVNNPAQGNASGEGTGTGTGVQS, from the coding sequence ATCACCATCATCATCATTGTTGTTCTTTTGTTGTTTGCAGCACCTAAGCTACCCGGTATGGCGCGCAGTCTTGGTCAATCCATGCGGATCATCAAGTCTGAGGTTAAGGAAATGAAANACGACGGCAAGGACGACACTCCTTCGCCCGCACCGACACCTACTTCAGCTCCCGCTGCGCCCACTGCCNCTGCGGCACCTGAGGTGCCGTTCGAGGGCAAGATCGTCAATAACCCGGCGCAGGGCAACGCTTCGGGCGAGGGTACCGGAACCGGTACCGGCGTTCAGTCATAG
- the tatC gene encoding twin-arginine translocase subunit TatC, translated as MPLKAHLIEARNRLXKXALAMLPGVVIGWILYDPLMYAITAPLRDISASRHINASLNFEGVTTSFDLKIQISLILGLIIASPVWIYQLWAFITXGLTKKERRYTLSYMFASVPLFLAGILAGWIIWPNIVRALTSFTPTGGSNIMKAIDYLQFALQLMLFMGVAFLVPVLLFALNAIGMVRGRTYLKAWRFTILGVTIVSAMAAPGSDVMSMFFLAAPLLVLYFGAIGLCMINDKRRDRRDAKXVKESELNADIATPSTDLEIT; from the coding sequence ATGCCGCTTAAGGCGCACCTGATTGAGGCGCGGAACCGGCTTNTTAAANGTGCCTTGGCAATGCTGCCCGGCGTTGTGATCGGTTGGATTCTTTATGACCCGCTCATGTACGCCATTACGGCACCACTGCGCGATATTAGTGCTTCTCGGCACATTAACGCGTCGTTGAACTTTGAGGGTGTGACAACGTCCTTCGATCTGAAGATCCAGATTTCGTTGATCCTTGGACTGATCATTGCCTCACCTGTATGGATCTATCAGCTGTGGGCGTTCATCACCNCGGGACTGACCAAGAAGGAACGCCGGTACACGCTCTCGTACATGTTCGCCTCAGTTCCACTGTTCCTGGCCGGCATTCTTGCTGGCTGGATCATCTGGCCCAACATTGTCAGGGCGCTAACGTCGTTCACACCGACCGGTGGCAGCAACATCATGAAGGCCATCGACTACCTGCAGTTTGCGCTGCAGTTGATGCTGTTCATGGGTGTGGCATTCCTTGTCCCGGTCCTGCTCTTCGCGCTTAACGCTATTGGCATGGTGCGAGGACGAACGTACTTGAAAGCGTGGCGCTTCACAATTCTCGGTGTCACCATAGTCTCGGCGATGGCGGCGCCGGGCTCGGATGTCATGAGCATGTTCTTCCTTGCCGCACCACTTCTGGTGCTGTACTTCGGAGCAATCGGGCTGTGCATGATCAATGACAAACGTCGTGACCGCCGTGATGCTAAANAGGTTAAGGAATCAGAACTTAACGCGGATATAGCAACGCCGTCGACGGACCTGGAGATCACCTGA
- a CDS encoding FKBP-type peptidyl-prolyl cis-trans isomerase → MSFGARKFDRTKPEIEFPDHGVPTELLIEDLIEGTGTEVVRGSTVSTHYVGVAFSTGEEFDSSWGRGTXLDFKAGIGQVIQGWDQGLLGMKVGGRRRLEIPSELAYGSRGAAGAIGPNEALIFVVDLVAVR, encoded by the coding sequence ATGTCTTTTGGAGCACGCAAGTTTGACCGTACCAAGCCCGAGATTGAATTCCCCGATCACGGCGTCCCTACCGAACTTCTCATTGAAGACCTCATCGAAGGTACCGGCACCGAGGTAGTCCGCGGAAGCACTGTTTCAACCCATTACGTGGGCGTTGCCTTCTCCACCGGTGAAGAATTTGATTCTTCCTGGGGCCGCGGCACCNCGCTGGACTTCAAGGCCGGGATCGGTCAGGTCATCCAGGGCTGGGACCAGGGGCTACTCGGGATGAAGGTCGGTGGACGTCGCCGCTTGGAAATCCCTTCGGAACTGGCCTACGGTTCACGCGGCGCAGCCGGAGCCATCGGCCCCAACGAAGCCCTGATCTTCGTGGTGGATCTGGTCGCCGTTCGCTAG